One stretch of Mangifera indica cultivar Alphonso chromosome 9, CATAS_Mindica_2.1, whole genome shotgun sequence DNA includes these proteins:
- the LOC123226176 gene encoding aquaporin TIP1-3-like translates to MPINRITIKPSGNSPRAILRAPFSEFFCTLIFVFAGQGSGMAFSKLTGNGPNTPTGIVIAALAHGFALFACVANAANISGGHLNPAVTFGAFVGGHLSLIELILYWIGQLSGSTIACLLLRLATNGLTTTAFALSPGVTVWNAFVFEIVMTFGLVYTVYATAIDPKKNTVGFIAPLAIGLVLAANIFAGGIFDGASMNPAVSFGPALVSWNWTNHWVYWAGPLTGGGFAGLIYEMLFITQSDVPMSDRSDA, encoded by the exons ATGCCGATCAATCGAATAACCATCAAACCGTCGGGAAATTCTCCACGTGCGATACTCAGAGCGCCCTTTTCTGAATTCTTTTGCACCCTTATATTTGTTTTCGCTGGCCAGGGCTCAGGCATGGCCTTCAGCAAGCTTACTGGTAACGGTCCCAACACTCCCACAGGAATTGTTATAGCCGCACTGGCCCACGGGTTCGCCCTTTTTGCCTGCGTCGCTAACGCCGCCAACATCTCCGGTGGCCATCTGAACCCCGCTGTCACGTTCGGCGCCTTCGTTGGTGGGCATCTTAGTTTGATTGAACTCATCTTGTATTGGATTGGCCAGCTTTCTGGTTCCACCATTGCTTGCTTGCTCCTTAGACTTGCCACTAACGGCTTG ACGACCACGGCATTTGCTCTATCTCCTGGAGTGACAGTGTGGAACGCATTTGTTTTTGAGATTGTGATGACTTTTGGGTTGGTTTACACTGTGTATGCCACCGCCATTGATCCAAAGAAGAACACTGTCGGATTCATAGCACCATTAGCAATTGGGCTCGTTCTTGCAGCTAACATTTTTGCCGGAGGGATTTTTGATGGAGCCTCGATGAACCCGGCCGTCTCGTTCGGGCCTGCTTTGGTCAGCTGGAATTGGACCAACCACTGGGTTTACTGGGCTGGGCCATTGACTGGAGGTGGGTTTGCTGGGCTTATATATGAGATGCTATTCATCACTCAATCTGATGTGCCCATGTCCGACCGCAGTGACGCTTAG
- the LOC123224726 gene encoding superoxide dismutase [Cu-Zn], chloroplastic, translated as MQAAVAAMAIHTLLTVTVSPSSHTLLSKFPSHSSYPLHSSFNGVSLKLPLGSNLTLSAVAPKPFVVVAATKKAVAVLKGDSNVEGVVTLTQESDGPTTVKVRITGLTPGPHGFHLHEYGDTTNGCMSTGAHFNPSNMTHGAPEDEIRHAGDLGNIIAGTDGVAEATIVDSQIPLSGPNAVIGRALVVHELEDDLGKGGHELSLTTGNAGGRLACGVVGLTPL; from the exons ATGCAAGCTGCAGTTGCAGCCATGGCGATCCACACTCTCCTTACTGTCACTGTCTCCCCATCTTCTCACACTCTTCTCTCCAAATTTCCCTCACATTCTTCTTATCCTCTTCACTCTTCTTTTAACGGCGTCTCTCTCAAACTCCCTCTTGGTTCCAACTTAACTCTATCCGCCGTCGCTCCCAAGCCCTTCGTTGTTGTCGCTGCTACCAAGAAAGCCGTTGCTGTTCTCAAGGGAGATTCTAATGTCGAAGGGGTTGTTACTTTGACTCAAGAAAGTGATG GTCCCACAACTGTGAAGGTTCGAATTACAGGACTTACTCCTGGACCTCATGGTTTCCATCTA CATGAATATGGTGATACAACAAATGGATGCATGTCAACGG GAGCACATTTCAATCCTAGCAATATGACTCATGGTGCTCCTGAGGACGAAATCCGTCATGCGGGTGACCTGGGAAACATAATTGCTGGCACTGATG GTGTGGCAGAAGCAACAATTGTTGACAGTCAG ATACCATTGAGTGGTCCTAATGCTGTAATTGGAAGAGCTCTTGTGGTTCATGAGCTAGAGGATGACCTTGGAAaag GTGGGCATGAACTTAGTCTAACCACTGGCAATGCAGGCGGAAGACTAGCATGTG